The following are encoded together in the Robertmurraya sp. FSL R5-0851 genome:
- a CDS encoding YczE/YyaS/YitT family protein, giving the protein MKYALYVVGIFILTLGISFTIQSDLGTSPFDAVLVGLSKTVGFTVGSWEIILAFLIICCNSILKRQRPEALGLLTALITGIGIDLWLFLLRDWVSPEHWYSQLICFGMGLVAIGLGTATYLHTHFAPIPVDRLTLIIQELTRTNIFVSRTFIYLVFLIMAILLKGPIGIGTLLTVCFGGLILNSFMPITEKVVNRLLARSSSLPNYDQDNHHST; this is encoded by the coding sequence GTGAAATATGCTTTATATGTAGTAGGAATTTTCATATTAACCCTTGGTATTTCTTTCACTATACAATCAGACCTGGGCACTTCACCTTTTGATGCAGTTTTAGTGGGACTTTCCAAGACTGTGGGATTTACTGTGGGTAGTTGGGAAATCATCCTAGCTTTCCTAATCATTTGTTGTAATTCCATTTTAAAAAGACAAAGACCAGAAGCTTTGGGGTTGTTAACGGCATTGATAACAGGTATTGGTATTGATCTGTGGCTTTTTTTATTGCGCGATTGGGTTTCACCTGAACATTGGTACAGCCAATTGATATGTTTTGGAATGGGTTTAGTTGCTATAGGATTAGGAACGGCAACCTATTTACACACCCATTTTGCACCGATTCCAGTGGACCGATTAACCTTAATCATCCAAGAATTAACTAGAACAAATATATTTGTTTCGAGAACATTCATTTATCTCGTATTCTTGATCATGGCCATCCTTTTAAAAGGACCCATTGGCATTGGAACTCTTTTAACCGTTTGTTTTGGGGGTCTTATCCTTAATTCCTTTATGCCAATCACTGAAAAAGTAGTAAACCGCCTATTAGCAAGATCTAGTTCATTACCAAATTATGATCAGGATAATCACCATTCAACATAG
- a CDS encoding TrkH family potassium uptake protein, with protein sequence MKTKMINMNPSQLLILVFTIFIIIGTIFLKLPWATTTSISWWDALFTATSAMTVTGLAVVDTETAYTLFGEIVIVSLIQLGGLGIMSFAVLIFMVLGKKIGFRERILVQQSMNQTSLGGVVQLVRNLFFFSLVIEFIAMVLLSLRWVPELGWSKGIYYSFFHSISAFNNAGFALWSDGLSRYVGDPIINIVITLLFIIGGLGFTVLADLKSKDTFRKLSLHSKIMIVGTFSINIVAMLFIFILEYGNPNTLGSLSLVEKWWASYFQAVTTRTAGFNSLDIGSLSDPTIHFMILLMFVGAGSASTGGGIKLTTFIVIVLAVVTYLKGKKEIVVARRTVAETIIFRSLAITMISLTLIFLAIFVLTITEEAAFLPIVFEVVSAFGTVGLSMGITGTLSIIGKLVIIIVMFAGKLGPLTFAFSLARQEKSKIRYPQEDVLTG encoded by the coding sequence ATGAAAACCAAGATGATAAACATGAATCCTTCTCAATTATTAATTTTAGTTTTTACTATCTTTATTATTATAGGAACGATTTTTCTTAAACTTCCATGGGCAACCACGACATCGATCAGTTGGTGGGATGCACTATTTACGGCAACTTCAGCCATGACTGTTACTGGCCTAGCAGTGGTTGATACAGAAACAGCATACACCTTGTTTGGCGAGATTGTAATTGTCTCATTGATTCAATTAGGCGGATTGGGAATTATGTCATTTGCGGTTTTAATCTTTATGGTTCTTGGAAAAAAGATTGGATTTAGGGAGCGAATCCTTGTTCAACAATCCATGAATCAAACTTCACTTGGTGGAGTCGTTCAATTAGTCAGGAACTTGTTTTTCTTTTCATTAGTTATTGAATTCATTGCCATGGTGTTGTTGTCCTTACGCTGGGTTCCAGAGCTGGGGTGGTCGAAGGGGATTTATTATAGCTTTTTTCATTCTATATCTGCGTTCAATAATGCTGGCTTTGCGTTATGGTCGGATGGACTTAGTAGATACGTAGGTGACCCAATAATAAATATTGTCATCACATTATTGTTTATCATTGGAGGTCTTGGATTTACGGTTTTAGCCGATTTAAAAAGTAAAGATACCTTTCGAAAACTTAGTTTACATTCAAAAATAATGATTGTCGGTACCTTTTCTATAAATATTGTTGCCATGCTTTTCATTTTCATTTTAGAATATGGAAATCCGAATACACTTGGCTCCTTATCCTTGGTTGAAAAATGGTGGGCATCGTATTTTCAAGCAGTGACAACTAGAACAGCTGGATTTAACAGTCTGGATATTGGAAGTTTGAGTGATCCAACGATCCATTTTATGATACTACTAATGTTTGTAGGTGCGGGCAGTGCATCGACGGGTGGAGGAATCAAACTAACGACATTCATTGTCATCGTGTTAGCTGTGGTAACGTACCTCAAAGGTAAAAAAGAAATTGTAGTGGCTAGAAGAACGGTCGCTGAAACCATCATATTCCGCTCATTAGCTATTACTATGATCTCTTTAACTTTAATTTTCTTGGCCATCTTTGTATTAACCATTACAGAAGAAGCAGCTTTCCTACCGATTGTGTTTGAAGTCGTTTCTGCGTTTGGGACAGTAGGTTTATCCATGGGAATCACTGGAACTCTCTCGATCATCGGTAAGCTGGTCATTATTATTGTCATGTTTGCAGGCAAGTTAGGTCCTTTAACGTTTGCTTTTTCTCTTGCACGTCAAGAAAAGTCGAAAATCCGTTATCCGCAGGAAGATGTGTTAACAGGTTGA
- a CDS encoding TrkA C-terminal domain-containing protein, with the protein MKQIAVQRDDNVIVAPLAEEILQKGDVLIVIGHNADLNRFEEKGV; encoded by the coding sequence ATGAAACAAATAGCTGTGCAGCGCGATGACAATGTGATTGTGGCACCACTTGCTGAAGAAATTCTCCAAAAGGGTGATGTGTTGATTGTGATTGGTCATAATGCAGACTTGAATCGCTTTGAAGAAAAAGGTGTATAA
- a CDS encoding MarR family transcriptional regulator, whose translation MKEILREMGMIARALDSISNIEFKEYDLTKGQYLYLVRICENPGIIQEKVAEMIKVDRTTAARAIKKLEMNGFIEKKEDQQNKKIKKLFSTEKGKQVYPYIKRENDYSNKVALEGFSEKEVETLFHHLQRVRKNVEKDWEFVKKGNKRNY comes from the coding sequence ATGAAGGAAATTCTTCGTGAAATGGGAATGATTGCAAGAGCATTAGATTCAATAAGCAATATAGAGTTTAAAGAGTATGACCTGACAAAAGGACAGTATTTGTACTTGGTGAGAATATGCGAAAACCCTGGGATTATTCAAGAAAAGGTAGCGGAAATGATAAAAGTCGATCGAACAACAGCCGCTCGAGCGATAAAAAAACTCGAAATGAATGGGTTTATTGAAAAAAAAGAAGATCAACAGAACAAAAAAATTAAAAAACTCTTTTCAACAGAGAAAGGGAAACAGGTCTATCCTTATATCAAAAGAGAAAATGATTATTCCAATAAGGTAGCGTTAGAGGGCTTTTCCGAAAAAGAAGTAGAAACCTTGTTCCATCATCTTCAAAGAGTTAGAAAAAATGTAGAAAAAGACTGGGAATTTGTAAAAAAGGGAAACAAGAGAAATTATTGA
- a CDS encoding spore germination protein, with translation MVSLKSVGVPYLSPLIPFKIEECKDTFFRGDLQKLTNSKHTYTEDK, from the coding sequence ATGGTGAGTCTAAAATCTGTAGGCGTTCCTTATCTTTCACCGTTGATTCCGTTTAAAATAGAGGAATGTAAAGATACATTTTTTAGAGGAGATTTACAGAAACTTACTAATAGCAAACACACATATACCGAAGATAAATGA
- a CDS encoding EamA family transporter, with protein sequence MSRNKGIFLVITGATFWGIGGTVAKKLFEQYGIDIDWLVTTRLLIAGFLLLTIHFFGKDRSQILGVWKTKHTAIPLVIFGLLGMLAVQYTYMASIQHGNAAVATLLQYLAPVMIIVYLILRQQAVLTTRDLITVSLALVGSFFLLTNGSISQLSVPTPAIVWGLLSGAALAFYTLYAIPLLKQYDSLVIVGWAMIIGGFALSFIHPPWQIDLKTLPFEAYLYLIFVIIFGTMIAFWFYIESLQSLLPKESSLLGSIEPLAAVLTTVFWLKEPFGMFQWVGTTCILFMIVFLALSKASTSEVSY encoded by the coding sequence ATGAGTAGAAACAAAGGGATTTTTCTAGTGATAACAGGAGCGACGTTTTGGGGAATTGGAGGAACTGTGGCAAAAAAGCTTTTTGAACAATATGGAATCGATATCGATTGGCTGGTAACGACGCGATTGCTGATCGCTGGATTTTTACTTTTAACCATCCATTTCTTTGGAAAAGATCGTTCGCAAATCCTTGGAGTTTGGAAAACCAAGCATACGGCCATTCCTTTAGTCATTTTTGGTTTACTTGGAATGCTTGCCGTTCAGTACACCTATATGGCTTCCATTCAACACGGAAATGCTGCAGTGGCCACTCTATTACAATATTTAGCACCTGTCATGATTATCGTTTACTTGATTTTACGCCAACAAGCCGTACTTACAACAAGAGATTTGATTACCGTTTCGCTAGCCCTAGTCGGGAGTTTTTTCTTATTAACAAACGGCTCCATCTCTCAATTATCTGTCCCTACACCAGCCATCGTTTGGGGATTATTATCAGGAGCCGCCTTAGCCTTTTATACCTTATATGCCATTCCCTTACTCAAACAATACGACTCTCTTGTTATTGTTGGATGGGCGATGATTATCGGTGGTTTTGCCTTAAGCTTTATCCATCCACCTTGGCAAATTGATTTGAAGACTTTACCTTTCGAAGCCTATCTATACCTCATCTTTGTTATTATTTTTGGTACCATGATCGCCTTTTGGTTTTATATTGAAAGTTTGCAAAGTCTACTCCCTAAAGAATCTAGTCTACTAGGAAGTATCGAACCACTTGCGGCCGTATTAACCACCGTCTTTTGGTTAAAAGAACCCTTTGGAATGTTCCAATGGGTAGGCACCACTTGCATCCTTTTCATGATTGTATTTTTGGCCTTAAGTAAAGCCTCTACTTCAGAGGTAAGTTACTAA
- a CDS encoding GNAT family N-acetyltransferase, translating to MINIQPCTLEDSRQLQEISYVTFNETFKQQNSPENMKAYMERAFHLNQLEKELANISSQFFFVYLNHELAGYLKVNTKDAQTEEMGDEALEIERIYIKRECQKHGLGKYMLNKAIEIAKARDMKKIWLGVWEKNENAIAFYQKMGFVQTGEHSFYMGDEEQRDLIMTKTLI from the coding sequence ATGATAAATATCCAACCATGTACCCTTGAGGATTCACGCCAACTTCAAGAAATTAGTTATGTAACTTTTAATGAGACATTTAAGCAGCAGAATTCACCCGAAAATATGAAGGCCTATATGGAGAGGGCATTCCACTTAAACCAGCTAGAAAAAGAATTAGCTAATATTTCTTCGCAATTCTTTTTTGTTTATTTAAATCATGAACTTGCTGGATATTTAAAGGTAAATACCAAGGATGCTCAGACGGAAGAAATGGGTGATGAAGCACTTGAAATTGAGAGAATTTATATAAAAAGAGAATGTCAAAAACACGGTCTTGGTAAATATATGCTAAATAAAGCGATAGAAATAGCAAAGGCGCGTGATATGAAGAAAATCTGGTTAGGTGTATGGGAAAAAAATGAAAATGCGATTGCTTTTTATCAGAAAATGGGTTTTGTCCAAACAGGAGAGCATTCTTTTTATATGGGTGATGAGGAACAAAGGGACTTGATCATGACGAAAACACTCATCTAA
- a CDS encoding DUF3231 family protein, with protein sequence MNAANKHLGIFSKLLLEENLHIPRTFDSELTNSNIAPFSDKLMLFHAGSLFAAAISYYGTAAIYSMRADIAMLCEKAILDDLLVYGSFGKLMIMNNWMEQPPNADDRKIIHN encoded by the coding sequence ATTAATGCAGCTAATAAACACCTTGGCATTTTTTCAAAATTATTACTAGAAGAAAACCTGCATATACCTCGTACATTTGACTCAGAATTAACAAATTCAAATATAGCACCATTTTCTGATAAACTTATGTTGTTTCATGCAGGCTCTTTATTTGCTGCAGCTATATCCTATTACGGAACTGCTGCGATTTACAGTATGAGAGCAGATATTGCAATGTTATGTGAAAAAGCAATTTTAGATGATTTACTTGTTTATGGAAGTTTTGGTAAGTTAATGATTATGAATAATTGGATGGAGCAACCTCCTAATGCGGATGACAGAAAAATCATACATAACTAA
- a CDS encoding biotin transporter BioY: MKNEQLKLRMMIVTALFAAIIGVLAQMTIPLPLVPITGQTLAIGLAATILGSRYGTLSVILYLIIGSAGVPVFAEFSGGVSKLIGPTGGYLVGFLPTAFIIGWFMEKRGFNFKNAVIANSIGMLVTLTFGTAWLKIAADLSWSAAFAGGFTPFILVGLIKASLASWIGVIVRNRLISARLLFSDEKDQIKSA, translated from the coding sequence ATGAAAAATGAACAACTGAAATTAAGAATGATGATTGTGACCGCACTTTTTGCTGCAATCATTGGCGTATTGGCTCAAATGACCATTCCACTTCCGCTCGTTCCAATTACAGGACAAACCCTTGCCATTGGCTTAGCAGCAACCATCCTGGGTTCACGTTATGGAACCTTATCGGTCATTTTATATCTAATTATTGGTTCTGCAGGAGTACCCGTATTCGCTGAATTTTCAGGGGGAGTTTCAAAGCTTATTGGACCTACTGGAGGTTATTTAGTTGGTTTCCTTCCAACTGCCTTCATAATCGGATGGTTTATGGAAAAAAGAGGCTTCAACTTCAAGAATGCTGTGATTGCAAATAGTATTGGTATGCTCGTTACTTTGACATTTGGCACAGCTTGGCTAAAGATAGCTGCCGATCTTTCTTGGTCAGCTGCTTTTGCAGGTGGATTTACTCCATTCATCCTTGTTGGGTTAATCAAGGCTTCTCTTGCTTCGTGGATTGGTGTTATAGTTCGAAACCGATTAATTTCTGCAAGGCTATTGTTTTCAGATGAAAAAGACCAAATAAAATCAGCCTAA
- a CDS encoding spore germination protein, whose amino-acid sequence MTNIEIQNCLKENMMNIKNTFHDTSDLIVRKIKVGSKGSFDINIVYLDGIMDVDLIQENVIKPLLEPFKIVSFRESIVDQVIERIIESADVKTTTEYKVLTDSLVQGSTILLIDGYRKGIIIPSPKWPERSIEASIGERSSRGPQIGLTEKMKTNINLIRSSLKTPDFCVETINIGSISPTSVSILYLEGMVDKGILKEVKKRLKSLNIKYVLSERVLEDVLEGKPKSFFARVRHSERIDGVVSSLFEGRVVVIVDGYPFAIIAPALFIDFMQGADDYHISMGRFTNRIMRFIAFVLGVYLPGVYIAIDNFHNDDLPNKISKAIISNDELLPTFWASIW is encoded by the coding sequence GTGACTAATATAGAAATTCAAAACTGCTTAAAAGAAAATATGATGAATATAAAGAACACTTTTCACGATACATCTGACCTTATTGTTAGAAAGATAAAGGTGGGCTCCAAAGGATCTTTTGATATAAATATCGTTTATCTGGACGGAATTATGGATGTAGATCTGATTCAGGAGAACGTCATAAAGCCTTTACTAGAACCGTTCAAGATTGTTAGTTTTAGGGAATCAATAGTTGATCAAGTCATTGAAAGAATAATTGAATCGGCAGATGTGAAAACCACTACGGAGTATAAGGTATTGACCGATAGTCTTGTACAAGGAAGTACCATATTACTGATTGACGGGTATCGAAAAGGAATAATAATACCATCTCCTAAATGGCCCGAAAGAAGTATCGAAGCATCAATTGGAGAACGTTCCTCAAGAGGTCCACAAATTGGATTAACAGAAAAAATGAAAACAAATATAAATTTGATCAGAAGTTCATTAAAAACTCCCGATTTTTGTGTAGAAACAATAAACATTGGTTCCATTTCACCCACATCTGTTTCTATTTTATATTTAGAAGGAATGGTTGATAAAGGAATCCTAAAAGAAGTAAAAAAGAGGCTGAAAAGTCTAAACATAAAGTATGTTCTTAGTGAAAGAGTATTAGAGGATGTGTTAGAAGGAAAACCAAAGTCTTTTTTTGCTCGAGTAAGACATTCAGAACGGATTGATGGGGTAGTATCTTCCTTATTTGAAGGGAGAGTGGTAGTTATTGTGGATGGATATCCTTTTGCTATCATAGCGCCTGCATTATTTATAGATTTTATGCAAGGAGCTGATGATTACCACATATCAATGGGCAGGTTTACAAATCGAATCATGCGTTTCATCGCCTTTGTATTAGGAGTGTATTTGCCTGGCGTTTATATTGCGATAGACAATTTTCATAACGACGATTTGCCAAACAAAATTTCAAAAGCAATCATTTCTAATGATGAACTGTTGCCAACCTTTTGGGCATCTATATGGTGA
- a CDS encoding GNAT family N-acetyltransferase, which produces MEIKLDDLSPTKEDFISLHQTTGWNAKGLYTYDQLYTAICNSWYSVSIYHDKNLIGFGRIISDGIYQTLICDVMIHPDHQKQGIGKKLMKELLSKCEKEGIKWVQLFCAKGKQEFYQKLGFKTRELDAPGMMLFL; this is translated from the coding sequence ATGGAGATTAAACTCGATGATTTAAGTCCTACAAAGGAAGATTTTATCAGTTTGCATCAAACAACTGGATGGAATGCTAAAGGCTTATATACATATGACCAACTATATACGGCTATTTGCAACAGTTGGTACTCCGTTTCTATTTATCATGATAAAAATTTAATAGGATTTGGCCGGATAATATCTGACGGAATATATCAAACTCTTATTTGTGATGTCATGATTCATCCTGATCACCAAAAACAAGGAATCGGGAAAAAGTTAATGAAAGAATTGCTAAGCAAATGTGAAAAGGAAGGAATCAAGTGGGTTCAATTATTTTGTGCAAAAGGGAAACAAGAGTTTTATCAGAAACTAGGCTTTAAAACCCGAGAATTGGATGCACCTGGTATGATGCTGTTTTTATAA
- a CDS encoding DUF3231 family protein — protein MNQNTDRLTSPEIANLWTHYIRETMGICVIKYMHKNIQDSEIKKVFQTAHKLAQKHLTELKEVFKQEDFPVPKGFDEEDVNLDAPPLFTDIFCLHYIHTMFMHAAQSYSLAFTLSIRKNIRDFYYQCNITTMDLYNETLAVLVNKNLIDKPPLYSTPDKIHFISTLDYVTDIFGNKRTMNSLESGNIYFNLEKSSITKGCLIAFRQVCKDKEVNRF, from the coding sequence ATGAATCAAAATACTGATAGATTAACCTCTCCAGAAATAGCAAATTTGTGGACCCATTACATACGTGAGACAATGGGGATTTGTGTGATCAAGTACATGCATAAGAACATTCAAGATTCTGAGATAAAAAAAGTTTTCCAAACTGCTCATAAACTTGCTCAAAAGCATCTAACAGAACTGAAGGAAGTATTTAAACAAGAAGATTTTCCTGTTCCTAAAGGATTTGATGAAGAAGATGTTAATTTGGATGCTCCTCCTTTATTTACTGATATTTTTTGCTTACATTATATTCATACTATGTTTATGCACGCAGCACAGTCTTACAGCCTAGCTTTTACTCTTTCCATTCGTAAGAATATAAGAGATTTTTATTATCAATGTAATATTACCACTATGGATTTATATAACGAAACATTAGCAGTCCTTGTTAATAAAAATCTTATAGATAAACCTCCATTGTATTCAACACCAGATAAAATTCATTTTATCAGCACTCTTGATTATGTAACGGATATATTTGGTAATAAAAGAACCATGAATTCTCTTGAAAGTGGTAATATATATTTTAATTTAGAAAAAAGTTCCATTACAAAGGGATGTCTAATCGCCTTTAGACAAGTATGTAAAGATAAAGAAGTAAATAGGTTCTAG
- a CDS encoding FMN-binding negative transcriptional regulator: MYIPNYFKITDETIAYDIMKEHSFATLISQNNGMPFATHLPLMLNKENTYLYGHFARPNPQWTNIQNQTVLAIFHGPHCYISPSWYETNKAVPTWNYVTVHVYGEVELLEDEHELMNSLHEMVLKYEAPDSSYKLQNVDGEFLTGMNKGIQGFKIKINKIEGKAKLSQNHSTQRQELVIEQLDRCSNTDEKQIASLMKANLKK; encoded by the coding sequence ATGTATATTCCAAACTATTTTAAGATCACAGATGAAACCATAGCCTACGATATAATGAAAGAGCATAGTTTTGCGACGCTTATTTCTCAAAATAACGGAATGCCATTCGCCACTCATTTACCATTAATGTTGAACAAGGAGAATACCTACTTATACGGACACTTTGCTCGTCCCAATCCTCAGTGGACTAATATCCAAAATCAAACCGTACTAGCTATTTTCCATGGTCCTCATTGTTATATCTCCCCATCTTGGTATGAGACAAATAAGGCGGTTCCAACATGGAATTACGTGACTGTTCATGTGTATGGAGAAGTCGAGCTTTTAGAGGATGAACATGAGTTAATGAATTCTTTACATGAAATGGTATTAAAATATGAGGCTCCTGACAGTTCATACAAATTACAGAACGTAGATGGTGAGTTTCTCACTGGAATGAACAAAGGAATTCAAGGTTTCAAAATAAAAATCAATAAAATCGAAGGAAAAGCGAAGTTAAGTCAAAACCATTCTACACAGCGACAAGAGCTAGTTATTGAACAACTAGATCGTTGTTCAAATACAGATGAGAAACAGATTGCTTCTTTGATGAAGGCTAATCTAAAAAAGTAA
- a CDS encoding AraC family transcriptional regulator produces MQIKKFMIDHSLKELTAHRTVVLPFACYETTINQNINGYIPLHWHEEFQFVMVIKGEAIFQINEEVVTVQKGEGLFINAGCLHMAKDKNDSGCVYLCLNVLPSFVLSQELYSTFVYPYIQATNIPYIILSANEQWASTILDSMMKISQLIKEKPSYYEIDISVHLTYIWKNLIMNGVSLEVEQSEIVKSQRMKQMLHWIHQHYAEKILLEDIARAGQLSRSECCRYFKRMLKNTPLNYVTDYRIQKSLILLQQSDSNVTDVAYQVGFNSTSYFIDKFRNAIGMTPLAYKKYKRNGTNTLEQ; encoded by the coding sequence ATGCAAATAAAAAAATTTATGATTGACCATAGTTTAAAAGAATTAACAGCACATCGAACCGTGGTGTTACCTTTTGCCTGTTACGAAACAACGATTAATCAAAATATTAATGGATATATCCCGCTTCATTGGCATGAAGAATTCCAGTTTGTTATGGTGATAAAAGGAGAGGCCATTTTTCAAATCAATGAAGAAGTGGTTACGGTTCAAAAAGGGGAAGGACTATTTATTAATGCTGGCTGCCTTCACATGGCAAAAGATAAAAATGATTCGGGTTGTGTGTATCTTTGTTTGAATGTTCTACCAAGCTTTGTTCTCTCACAAGAGCTGTATTCCACCTTCGTATATCCCTATATTCAGGCGACGAATATCCCTTATATAATTCTATCCGCCAACGAGCAGTGGGCGAGTACGATTCTAGACTCGATGATGAAAATCAGTCAGTTGATAAAAGAAAAACCTTCTTACTATGAAATTGACATCAGTGTACATCTAACGTATATTTGGAAGAATCTTATCATGAATGGTGTTTCATTAGAGGTCGAGCAATCGGAAATTGTAAAAAGCCAACGAATGAAGCAAATGCTCCATTGGATCCATCAGCATTATGCGGAGAAAATTCTTTTGGAGGATATTGCACGAGCTGGCCAATTAAGCCGATCGGAATGTTGTCGCTATTTCAAACGGATGTTGAAGAACACGCCCTTGAATTATGTCACTGATTACCGCATCCAAAAAAGCTTAATTTTATTGCAACAATCCGATTCCAATGTGACCGATGTTGCCTATCAGGTAGGATTTAACAGCACCAGCTACTTCATTGATAAATTCCGAAATGCGATCGGCATGACACCGTTAGCCTACAAAAAGTATAAAAGGAATGGAACGAATACACTTGAACAATGA